From a region of the Fervidicoccaceae archaeon genome:
- a CDS encoding glycosyltransferase family 39 protein, producing the protein MPEKKLWQALNNRGKKALVISLVVITFLSFSKIYLTFSQASALSGYISDEIWYVPSARLIANFVLGIHTSYVYNGMYGYTIQLNSSEAVASCKLKALETGGIILKDDYVKNNAIAIALPKGTSPSDLCEGTLKIVPGYPMPDNEGVFEYVNPEHPPLGKYIIALSMYVLGDYPTAWRIPGVIEAGFIVLIAGLIGWKLSGAFGSILASLAASLDPLTKNMGSVAMLDIHLAFFTALGLLFYVYNRPLLSALFISLSGLVKYSGFFLLPFIMLYISREKRDFFGAILYPSLFSLLLAIIAFLPLAYHYSIGWVFMQIRSALAWHMESRPPGPPTSTPIEWILGYSPFYLSYNPDISASGSPIIYVPVFVVSLIAPFLYLVEKERPGYELKSYGVMFSIDIFLLMYCILYAIGNRTLYSFYFTQIVPAFYASFPQSILILSDRYKSFEELGGIIKNFFLGYRRKNQLGGNSA; encoded by the coding sequence TTGCCGGAAAAGAAGCTATGGCAGGCCCTCAACAATAGGGGAAAGAAAGCTCTAGTAATTTCCCTCGTTGTGATAACCTTCCTATCTTTTTCAAAGATCTATTTAACATTCTCTCAGGCTTCAGCTCTTTCTGGATATATTAGCGATGAAATATGGTATGTGCCAAGTGCTAGATTAATCGCTAATTTTGTCCTCGGAATTCATACATCATATGTCTACAATGGCATGTATGGCTATACAATACAATTGAACTCCTCAGAAGCTGTTGCCTCATGTAAATTGAAAGCCCTAGAAACTGGGGGAATAATACTGAAGGACGACTATGTGAAGAACAATGCTATAGCCATCGCCCTTCCAAAAGGAACATCCCCCAGTGATCTATGTGAGGGAACTTTGAAGATTGTTCCAGGCTATCCAATGCCAGACAATGAGGGAGTTTTCGAATATGTGAATCCTGAACATCCTCCATTGGGGAAATATATAATAGCCCTCTCCATGTATGTCCTAGGAGACTATCCGACAGCATGGAGGATCCCAGGAGTAATAGAGGCCGGATTCATTGTATTAATAGCTGGCTTGATTGGGTGGAAGTTATCGGGAGCATTCGGCTCTATCCTCGCATCTCTTGCGGCATCGCTCGATCCCCTTACAAAAAACATGGGAAGTGTAGCTATGCTTGACATACATCTTGCATTCTTCACAGCTCTCGGGCTCCTCTTCTATGTTTACAACAGACCCCTTCTGTCGGCACTTTTCATATCACTTTCAGGACTTGTCAAGTACAGCGGATTCTTTCTCCTTCCGTTCATCATGCTCTATATCTCGAGAGAGAAGAGGGACTTCTTTGGAGCTATATTATATCCATCTCTATTTTCTCTGCTTCTAGCGATAATTGCATTCTTACCTCTGGCCTACCACTACAGCATTGGATGGGTCTTCATGCAGATCAGATCTGCTCTCGCGTGGCACATGGAGAGCAGACCTCCAGGACCCCCAACGAGCACACCTATAGAGTGGATTCTGGGATATAGTCCATTCTATCTTTCTTACAACCCGGACATATCAGCATCTGGCTCTCCAATTATCTACGTTCCTGTTTTTGTTGTTTCACTCATAGCTCCATTTCTCTATTTAGTTGAAAAAGAGAGACCTGGCTATGAGCTAAAGAGCTACGGAGTCATGTTCTCAATTGACATTTTTTTGCTGATGTACTGTATTCTCTACGCAATTGGAAACAGAACATTATACAGCTTTTATTTCACGCAGATAGTACCAGCTTTCTATGCTTCTTTTCCACAATCTATTCTTATTCTCTCTGATCGCTACAAATCATTCGAGGAGCTGGGAGGCATAATAAAGAATTTTTTCTTAGGATATCGAAGAAAAAATCAACTAGGTGGGAACAGTGCTTAA
- the tmk gene encoding dTMP kinase, whose product MGVDELFRKERILKPGTVLRGKKTIDEKDILEPSVTLIPKEERRGKYVAIEGIDGSGKTTLSNLICRKMSEAGEKCEIVREPFYEEIKALLHKMPNMNPIAEAYLFAADRLIMHTEKLIRLLREDEIIVIGDRSYLASLVYQSTRGAPLEIILSINSFAVEPDAIILLDVDPGIAWERLKKKGDRQLQHLEAREILGKLRETYLKLSSKIESPPIDIIDASLPPEEVLERALEILRKRKLI is encoded by the coding sequence TTGGGCGTAGATGAGCTGTTCAGAAAAGAGAGGATTCTGAAGCCTGGAACTGTTTTGAGAGGGAAGAAAACAATTGATGAAAAAGATATACTGGAGCCTTCGGTGACATTGATACCGAAGGAAGAGAGACGGGGTAAATATGTGGCAATAGAGGGCATTGATGGCTCAGGAAAGACCACTCTCTCAAACCTAATATGTAGAAAAATGAGTGAGGCCGGAGAAAAATGTGAGATAGTTAGAGAGCCATTCTATGAGGAAATAAAGGCACTTCTCCACAAAATGCCAAACATGAATCCAATTGCTGAGGCATATCTTTTCGCAGCAGATAGGCTAATAATGCATACAGAAAAGCTAATTCGATTGCTCAGGGAAGATGAGATAATAGTGATCGGAGACAGGAGCTATCTGGCAAGCCTTGTCTATCAGAGCACAAGGGGGGCACCACTTGAGATAATTCTATCAATTAATTCATTTGCTGTGGAACCTGATGCTATTATATTGCTAGATGTGGATCCCGGAATTGCCTGGGAAAGGCTGAAAAAGAAGGGGGACAGACAGCTTCAGCATCTAGAAGCCAGAGAGATATTGGGAAAGCTCAGAGAAACTTATCTAAAGCTATCATCGAAGATAGAGAGCCCACCAATTGACATAATAGATGCATCTCTCCCCCCCGAAGAAGTTCTGGAGAGAGCCTTGGAGATCTTAAGGAAGAGAAAGTTGATTTAA
- the dnaG gene encoding DNA primase DnaG: MKYLVRARIEVDGIVDKNDVIGALFGQTEGLLSPELDLRELQDKGRIGRIQVDLKPSNGKIKGEIKIPSNLDKAETALIAALLETIDKVGPYTAKIQIVRIVDLRVEKLKKAVERAKELLRTWQATEMPDIRDLLREIQSAIRPAEIIEYGPEKLPAGSDVERSDELIIVEGRADVLNLARYGYNNTIAVEGAKESIPDTVKQLAAKKKRVIAFVDGDHGGELILRTLLNSTKVDFVARAPPGKEVEDLVGREIEQALQNIVPAEQYRAEIERKVEKKAAEQIKAEAPQASVETQELSPPPQEAELAPPQPLPVSIEIPENAMKMITELRGTLEAIIFDENWNQLKRIPVRDLYNELEKMEPGKAGAVVFDGIVTQRIMDAASEKKVKLLIASRIGNIAKRGDGITLLTMGDLLG; the protein is encoded by the coding sequence ATGAAATATCTGGTAAGAGCAAGAATAGAAGTGGACGGTATAGTTGATAAAAATGATGTAATTGGAGCTCTATTTGGACAGACAGAGGGTCTACTTTCTCCTGAGCTGGATCTAAGAGAGCTTCAGGACAAGGGAAGGATAGGAAGAATACAGGTGGATCTAAAGCCAAGCAACGGGAAAATAAAGGGAGAAATAAAGATTCCATCAAACCTTGACAAGGCAGAGACTGCCCTGATAGCTGCGCTCCTCGAAACCATAGACAAAGTTGGTCCATATACAGCAAAAATACAAATTGTCAGGATTGTTGATCTGAGAGTAGAGAAGCTGAAGAAGGCCGTGGAGAGAGCAAAAGAGCTTCTTAGAACATGGCAGGCCACAGAAATGCCAGATATCAGGGATTTGTTGAGAGAAATACAGAGCGCCATTAGACCAGCTGAAATAATAGAATATGGCCCCGAGAAGCTTCCAGCAGGAAGCGATGTTGAAAGGAGTGATGAGCTCATAATAGTCGAGGGGAGGGCCGATGTGCTCAACCTAGCTCGCTATGGTTACAACAATACTATAGCGGTTGAGGGTGCTAAGGAGAGCATACCTGATACTGTGAAACAGCTGGCCGCCAAGAAAAAGAGAGTAATCGCATTTGTTGATGGTGATCATGGCGGGGAGCTTATACTGAGAACTCTTCTCAATTCCACAAAAGTGGATTTTGTGGCGAGAGCTCCTCCGGGAAAGGAGGTTGAGGATCTTGTTGGAAGGGAAATTGAGCAAGCGCTCCAGAATATTGTCCCAGCTGAACAATATAGGGCAGAAATTGAGCGCAAAGTTGAGAAAAAGGCAGCAGAGCAAATAAAGGCTGAAGCCCCGCAGGCCTCAGTGGAGACTCAAGAGCTATCTCCTCCCCCCCAGGAAGCTGAGCTTGCTCCCCCTCAGCCTCTCCCAGTCTCAATCGAAATTCCAGAGAACGCCATGAAGATGATAACAGAATTGAGGGGGACGCTTGAAGCAATAATCTTTGATGAGAATTGGAACCAACTCAAAAGGATACCAGTGCGAGATCTATACAATGAACTTGAAAAGATGGAGCCGGGAAAGGCAGGAGCAGTTGTATTTGATGGAATAGTAACGCAGAGAATAATGGATGCTGCTTCTGAAAAGAAGGTGAAGCTACTTATTGCCTCCAGAATAGGAAACATTGCCAAGAGGGGGGATGGAATAACCCTGCTAACAATGGGGGATCTGCTAGGGTAG
- a CDS encoding tyrosine--tRNA ligase, whose translation MERRLELITRNAEEIITEEELREMLETGERLDGYLGYEPSGLFHIGWVIWAYKVKDMIEAGVNFRLLEATWHAMINDKFGGNLNLIREAAAYIKHGLRALGIPVDKITFIDAEKLVSDKSYWELVIRVAKGTSLARAKRALTIMGRKEDEAELDSSKIIYPFMQVSDIFYMDLNIALGGMDQRKAHMLARELAEKLKRRKIVAVHTPILTGLMGRGRAGGEGSRDEVLSQTKMSKSSPESTILIHDAEEEIERKILSAYCPRGIKEFNPILEINKYILFYERDFTLVIDRPQEYGGSLEINSYEELERMFIEGKIHPLDLKRATARELARRLKPVRDYFRDNAEAKRLAEDIAGYFNMKISI comes from the coding sequence ATGGAGAGAAGACTTGAGCTAATAACTAGGAATGCGGAGGAAATTATAACGGAGGAAGAGCTCAGGGAGATGCTGGAGACTGGAGAGAGGCTTGATGGATATCTGGGCTATGAGCCAAGCGGGCTGTTCCATATAGGATGGGTCATCTGGGCATATAAGGTAAAGGACATGATAGAAGCTGGGGTAAACTTCAGGTTGCTAGAAGCGACTTGGCATGCTATGATAAACGATAAATTCGGAGGTAACTTGAATCTAATAAGAGAGGCTGCAGCATATATAAAGCATGGGCTTAGAGCACTAGGCATACCTGTAGATAAAATAACCTTTATCGATGCGGAGAAGCTCGTCAGTGATAAGTCGTATTGGGAACTTGTCATAAGAGTGGCAAAGGGAACATCTCTGGCCAGAGCAAAGAGGGCTCTCACGATTATGGGAAGAAAAGAGGATGAGGCAGAACTAGATTCCAGCAAGATCATCTATCCCTTCATGCAAGTTTCAGACATTTTCTATATGGATCTAAATATTGCGCTGGGCGGTATGGATCAGAGGAAAGCGCATATGCTTGCTAGAGAATTAGCAGAGAAGCTCAAAAGGAGGAAAATTGTGGCTGTTCATACACCCATTTTAACCGGCCTTATGGGGAGGGGAAGAGCTGGGGGAGAAGGATCAAGAGATGAAGTTCTTTCCCAAACAAAGATGAGCAAATCCTCGCCTGAATCCACGATTTTGATTCACGATGCTGAGGAGGAGATCGAGAGAAAGATACTATCAGCATATTGTCCCCGGGGAATTAAAGAGTTCAATCCTATACTTGAGATAAACAAATACATCCTATTCTATGAGAGAGACTTCACCTTAGTCATAGATAGACCTCAAGAGTATGGAGGTAGCCTTGAGATCAATAGCTATGAGGAGCTTGAGAGAATGTTCATTGAGGGAAAAATACATCCGCTAGACTTGAAAAGAGCAACAGCAAGAGAATTAGCTAGAAGGCTCAAGCCCGTCAGGGATTACTTTAGGGACAATGCAGAGGCAAAGAGATTAGCGGAGGACATAGCCGGCTACTTCAATATGAAGATATCTATTTAG
- a CDS encoding aminotransferase class V-fold PLP-dependent enzyme, which produces MLDPYIIRKDFPIFAKGEERPLVYLDNAATTQRPRVVIESIKEFYENSNANVHRGHYPLSEKADRLYEEAHEVVAKHVGAESWEEISFFYNTTHAISSIAIPIVEWGIKRGRRRILVTEMDHHSNMLPWRRAADLLKAKIDYVKVSREGYLDLKDLESKLDEDLIAIALPHASNVTGIVNPVEEIVRKAKKYGALVVLDAAQSIPHMEINVKNLGVDFLAFSGHKMLGPFGIGALYGKKEILEELNPVFTGGGTIKDVTLENVLYARPPYKLEAGTPNVAGAVGLRAAVEYIENVGKENIAAHEKILVSELRKRLTEIEWVDVYPKKLESSFVGTVAFNVKGQNPHVVGKVLGDFYHIAVRTGLHCAHPYHYAMGAEEGTVRASFYIYNTVEEVDYLTTSLIDARKKYLG; this is translated from the coding sequence TTGCTTGATCCGTATATAATAAGGAAAGATTTTCCAATTTTCGCAAAAGGAGAGGAAAGGCCTCTAGTATACTTGGATAACGCAGCAACTACTCAGAGACCAAGAGTAGTAATAGAATCGATAAAGGAATTCTACGAAAATAGCAATGCAAATGTTCACAGAGGTCACTATCCTTTGAGTGAAAAAGCAGATAGGCTATACGAAGAAGCCCATGAAGTGGTAGCTAAACACGTTGGTGCTGAGAGTTGGGAAGAAATTTCCTTCTTCTATAATACAACCCATGCGATATCATCAATTGCTATACCTATTGTTGAATGGGGGATAAAAAGAGGGAGAAGGAGGATCCTTGTGACAGAAATGGATCATCACAGCAACATGCTACCTTGGAGGAGAGCTGCTGATCTCCTGAAGGCTAAAATCGACTATGTTAAGGTTAGCAGAGAGGGTTATTTGGATTTGAAAGATCTTGAGAGTAAGCTGGATGAAGACTTGATTGCTATAGCTCTTCCACATGCTAGCAACGTTACGGGAATTGTGAATCCTGTTGAGGAAATAGTAAGGAAAGCAAAAAAATATGGAGCTTTGGTTGTTTTGGATGCCGCCCAGAGCATCCCACACATGGAAATAAACGTTAAGAATTTGGGCGTTGATTTCCTTGCCTTCAGCGGACATAAAATGTTGGGACCATTTGGAATTGGCGCCCTCTATGGAAAAAAAGAAATTCTGGAAGAATTGAATCCCGTATTTACAGGAGGAGGCACAATTAAGGATGTTACTTTGGAAAATGTTCTATATGCAAGACCTCCATACAAGCTAGAAGCTGGAACTCCAAATGTGGCAGGAGCTGTTGGGCTCAGGGCTGCTGTTGAATATATAGAGAATGTTGGGAAGGAAAACATTGCAGCACATGAGAAGATACTCGTTAGTGAGCTTAGAAAGAGACTAACAGAAATCGAGTGGGTAGATGTTTATCCAAAAAAGCTGGAAAGCTCCTTCGTCGGCACCGTAGCATTCAACGTAAAGGGACAGAACCCACATGTTGTGGGAAAAGTTCTGGGAGATTTTTACCATATAGCAGTCAGAACTGGGCTTCACTGTGCACATCCTTATCATTATGCTATGGGAGCAGAAGAAGGTACTGTTAGAGCCAGCTTCTATATTTATAATACTGTCGAGGAAGTTGATTATCTTACAACTTCACTCATCGATGCTAGAAAGAAGTACTTGGGGTGA
- a CDS encoding valine--tRNA ligase, producing MGTSEKFEAKIKEKRWDKSRENEVLLRWEKEGDLPKFDRNALDFSNVLIIDTPPPYPSGKWHVAGAAHYVQHDIIARYFRMRGYNVLLPFYADRNGLPVEVSVEKKTGLNPHELSSTPSGREKFLELCRKELDGVEKELVEILKRLGCSYEYWKDGTDSEEYRKLTQATFVDLWKRGLVYFAERAVNWCPRCRTTLSDAELEYSTKETFLYYIKFGLREGGEITVATTRPELLAGCSAVIYNPKDERYVGLKGKKAVVPIYKKEIPILESEAADPSFGTGLVMVCSYGDTTDVRLFRELNLEPTVLIDRNGRMNELSGFLKGLSISEARERIARELEQAGLLEKKEKIVHKIPICWRCGTPVEFIHVKEYFLKQVEYKEKLLTEISKMKFFPEMHRQKLIDWIKSISTDWPISRDRYYATEIPVWKCRKCGALLVPEEFRYYRPWKEDPPFERCPVCGAGKENLEGERKVFDTWFDSSISMLYVTGFKRDNNFYEKVKSSVMRPQGYEIIRTWLYYSVLRVYQLTGRMPFQWVRITGMGLDEKGEAMHKSKGNVIDPIPVIEQYGADAFRFWSAASAKVGYDYRFSPQLLRTGQLFATKLWNIARFVSQFPEQIDDVDNILPIDASAIALMKKYLRKYIKGFDEMDTFEPTTTAYEFIWNIFASHYIELVKRRAYNDGGAFSESEQKSAWKSLHTILKVSLKMMAPIMPIVTDEIWRSMGYGNSIHREKFTQEELSGERVDEEAELMELAIKVNNDIWKYKIDRGMKLTEPLDLEVYLPPPLIKASKDIEGFHRLQKAIYSEPPSDASKIGEVVWIKERR from the coding sequence TTGGGAACAAGCGAGAAGTTTGAGGCAAAGATTAAGGAAAAAAGATGGGACAAATCTAGAGAAAACGAAGTGCTTCTTAGATGGGAAAAAGAAGGTGATTTACCAAAATTTGACAGAAATGCTCTTGATTTTTCCAATGTGCTAATAATAGATACTCCTCCACCATATCCAAGCGGAAAATGGCATGTAGCTGGTGCTGCTCACTATGTGCAGCATGACATAATTGCCAGGTACTTCAGAATGAGAGGTTACAATGTTCTCCTTCCATTCTATGCTGATAGAAATGGGCTTCCAGTTGAAGTTAGTGTGGAGAAAAAGACTGGCTTGAACCCTCATGAGCTCTCCTCAACGCCCTCTGGAAGGGAGAAGTTCCTAGAGCTCTGCAGAAAGGAGCTTGATGGTGTGGAAAAAGAGCTCGTTGAAATTCTAAAGAGGCTGGGATGCAGCTATGAATATTGGAAAGATGGGACTGATAGCGAAGAATATAGAAAGCTAACTCAAGCAACATTTGTAGATCTCTGGAAGAGGGGGTTGGTCTACTTTGCTGAGAGGGCAGTCAATTGGTGTCCCAGATGCAGAACAACTCTCAGCGATGCAGAGCTCGAGTACTCCACAAAGGAAACCTTTCTCTATTATATAAAATTCGGCCTCAGGGAAGGAGGAGAAATCACTGTAGCAACGACCAGACCTGAGCTACTGGCAGGATGCAGTGCTGTGATATACAATCCAAAGGATGAAAGATATGTTGGCTTGAAGGGCAAGAAAGCCGTTGTCCCCATTTATAAGAAGGAAATCCCCATACTGGAGAGCGAGGCCGCAGATCCCTCATTTGGTACAGGTTTAGTCATGGTTTGTAGCTATGGAGACACTACAGACGTTAGGCTATTCCGAGAGCTTAACTTAGAACCAACAGTACTCATAGATAGGAATGGAAGAATGAATGAATTATCCGGCTTTCTTAAGGGTCTGAGCATATCTGAGGCAAGAGAGAGAATTGCTAGGGAGTTGGAGCAGGCTGGTCTCTTGGAAAAGAAGGAGAAAATTGTCCATAAGATTCCTATTTGCTGGAGATGCGGAACCCCAGTTGAGTTCATTCATGTCAAGGAGTACTTCTTGAAGCAGGTAGAATACAAGGAAAAGCTGCTCACTGAAATAAGCAAGATGAAGTTCTTTCCTGAAATGCACAGACAGAAGCTAATAGATTGGATAAAGTCAATATCGACTGATTGGCCAATCTCGAGAGATAGATATTATGCTACAGAAATTCCAGTATGGAAGTGCAGGAAGTGTGGGGCCCTTCTTGTTCCAGAGGAGTTCAGGTATTATAGACCATGGAAGGAGGATCCTCCTTTCGAGAGATGTCCAGTATGTGGGGCAGGAAAGGAAAATCTGGAAGGTGAGAGAAAAGTTTTCGATACTTGGTTTGACTCGAGCATCTCAATGCTGTATGTTACAGGCTTCAAGAGAGATAATAACTTCTATGAGAAGGTGAAATCCTCTGTAATGAGACCTCAGGGATACGAAATTATAAGAACTTGGCTATATTATAGCGTGCTGAGAGTTTATCAACTGACAGGTAGAATGCCTTTCCAGTGGGTTAGAATAACGGGAATGGGCTTGGATGAGAAGGGAGAAGCAATGCACAAGTCTAAGGGAAACGTCATAGATCCCATTCCTGTTATTGAGCAGTATGGGGCTGATGCTTTCAGGTTCTGGTCGGCTGCTTCAGCAAAAGTTGGCTATGATTATCGCTTCAGTCCCCAGCTCTTGAGAACTGGGCAGCTTTTTGCAACAAAGCTCTGGAACATTGCCAGATTTGTCTCTCAGTTTCCAGAGCAGATCGATGATGTTGATAACATTCTTCCCATCGATGCTTCAGCAATAGCTCTGATGAAGAAATATCTGAGAAAGTACATTAAGGGATTCGATGAGATGGATACGTTTGAACCTACTACTACTGCCTATGAATTCATCTGGAACATTTTTGCTAGTCACTACATAGAGCTTGTAAAGAGGAGGGCATATAACGATGGGGGGGCATTTAGTGAAAGCGAGCAAAAATCAGCATGGAAGAGCCTGCATACTATATTGAAGGTCTCTCTGAAGATGATGGCACCAATCATGCCAATAGTAACAGATGAGATCTGGAGGAGTATGGGATATGGGAACAGCATCCATAGAGAGAAATTTACTCAAGAGGAACTTTCTGGTGAAAGGGTAGATGAGGAGGCAGAGCTGATGGAACTTGCTATAAAGGTGAACAATGATATTTGGAAGTACAAGATAGATAGAGGGATGAAACTTACAGAGCCATTGGATTTAGAGGTATATTTGCCTCCTCCTCTTATCAAAGCATCTAAGGACATAGAAGGTTTTCATCGACTTCAGAAGGCAATTTATTCTGAGCCACCAAGCGATGCCAGCAAAATAGGAGAGGTTGTTTGGATAAAGGAGAGGAGGTGA
- a CDS encoding HD domain-containing protein — protein sequence MESLEKEVTVGPSLINKHLQRNPLLERALNIIWEDPEFSALVEMSNIIAVKRLRYNDHGPVHAKVVAGSSLEIFRRIIARGILPTTVSDGTTSSIDEAELIVLLAALLHDIGNSIHRTNHELIGAIISKEILDRVLSSLIPDDARKRFMIRQEIMHAIYSTSFDVHSLTIEAGCVKIADGTDMSEGRARIPYRMGKNDIHAISALSIEKVTISSSNEFPVLITVYMKERAGVFQIEQVLAPKIRGSGLSNYTRVKAVWAGNELPMDISR from the coding sequence TTGGAATCACTGGAAAAGGAGGTAACTGTGGGTCCATCACTCATAAACAAGCATTTACAGAGGAATCCATTGCTGGAGAGAGCTCTCAATATAATATGGGAGGATCCCGAGTTCTCAGCATTGGTCGAAATGAGCAACATAATTGCTGTCAAGAGACTTAGATATAATGATCACGGCCCGGTCCATGCCAAAGTAGTTGCAGGTTCTAGCCTGGAAATTTTCAGGAGAATAATAGCAAGAGGAATATTGCCCACAACCGTCTCCGATGGAACAACATCGAGCATTGATGAGGCTGAGCTCATAGTTCTTCTAGCAGCTCTTCTTCACGACATCGGGAACAGCATCCACAGAACAAACCACGAGCTTATTGGTGCTATAATCTCCAAAGAAATCTTGGATAGAGTTCTTTCCTCTCTCATTCCCGATGATGCGAGAAAGAGGTTCATGATTAGGCAGGAGATAATGCATGCTATATATTCAACTAGCTTCGATGTGCATTCTTTGACAATTGAAGCTGGTTGCGTTAAAATAGCGGATGGAACAGATATGTCGGAGGGGAGGGCAAGGATCCCCTATAGAATGGGAAAGAACGACATTCATGCTATCTCAGCTCTAAGCATAGAAAAGGTAACGATCAGCAGCTCAAATGAATTTCCAGTTTTAATCACTGTCTACATGAAGGAGAGAGCAGGAGTTTTCCAGATAGAGCAGGTTCTTGCCCCAAAAATAAGAGGAAG